A region from the Bacteroidota bacterium genome encodes:
- the crcB gene encoding fluoride efflux transporter CrcB yields MMEWLAVFLGGGMGSLARLGMGKWLGTTAAGFPLATFLTNIVACLILGFVAGFVSNKFQIHPVLRIGITAGFCGGFSTFSTFSLESVGLWESGKLALMAVYVVASVAVCFLGIGIGQWLGRQFA; encoded by the coding sequence ATGATGGAATGGCTCGCAGTCTTCCTAGGTGGTGGAATGGGTTCCCTTGCACGACTTGGGATGGGCAAATGGCTGGGAACGACTGCCGCAGGTTTTCCATTGGCGACTTTTCTCACCAACATCGTTGCCTGCCTGATTTTGGGATTCGTCGCCGGATTTGTTTCGAATAAGTTTCAGATTCACCCCGTGCTTCGCATCGGCATCACGGCGGGATTTTGCGGCGGATTCAGCACCTTTTCGACGTTCAGTCTGGAGTCTGTCGGACTCTGGGAAAGCGGAAAACTTGCTTTGATGGCCGTTTATGTGGTTGCATCGGTTGCTGTCTGCTTTCTGGGAATCGGAATCGGGCAATGGCTGGGAAGGCAGTTTGCCTAG
- a CDS encoding TonB-dependent receptor — MSSWLRILGLICCLLGSLPSNAQVDSMRSKPDAVFSTEESDTPDIESTYLTSPLEAVIIRTHWGPQNSVTGAHYWISDSLTQANGKMGSVADILREMPSLSLKRYAPGGLSSPTMRGTGAGHTQIYWEGLPLNSPMLGQQDFALSGGGLFNHVEARYGGNSLVQGSGGLGGAILLGSAPQVQYFKPALISYSQQVSSFRNLSSNLGLQFAGKRFSSSTKLYWNSGRNDFPFVNTGQAGEPVQRLENAAIRQLGGMQEIQGFVKRNDFNLKVWTFASERELPPTMLSGNTRESQSDRAVRAMLRWRKYIPQAYIQTNVAYFRESLTYRNPTAGILAPSSFDRFIAESQYVRHSGGEPAFKFQNAGLRFVHDQARSDGFTLAAQQNLWSTFAHGELTLGKKKTSKIGLVLREELYNQRLSPLLGLLGCSFGNKTRLSGSISRNYRYPTLNDRYWVPGGNPDLRPEQSLSGEFSILRWLPWTENGILEYSLGGYWNEVDDWILWLPGNGNIWSPENVQHVQARGIEANFHWKGPFQNIYPWMYHDISVNYNFNDSRNQDGDLLIYTPRHNATFRLGLQWARWSLQYFQDWNSRRYTTADNSDFIPGFSTADVSVGCRLGKAVELQEYRSPTKEKVQMNPHLFKHFHLQAGVRNLWNAQFQTVAWRPMPGRSYFLRLDVDLWKQRGGIENGEWKMENGDS; from the coding sequence ATGAGTAGCTGGCTACGAATTCTCGGATTGATTTGCTGCCTTTTGGGGTCACTTCCTTCGAATGCGCAGGTGGATTCGATGCGTTCCAAGCCGGATGCGGTCTTTTCAACGGAGGAATCAGACACCCCAGACATTGAAAGCACTTATCTGACAAGTCCCTTGGAGGCTGTCATCATTCGCACGCATTGGGGGCCGCAAAATTCAGTGACAGGCGCTCACTACTGGATTTCTGATTCGCTTACCCAAGCAAATGGAAAAATGGGAAGTGTCGCCGATATCCTACGTGAAATGCCTTCGCTGAGCCTGAAACGCTACGCTCCTGGCGGACTTTCGAGTCCGACGATGCGGGGAACGGGTGCGGGTCATACGCAAATCTATTGGGAAGGCTTGCCGCTGAATTCGCCGATGCTGGGGCAGCAGGATTTTGCGCTCAGCGGTGGTGGATTGTTTAACCATGTCGAGGCACGCTACGGCGGCAATTCCTTGGTGCAGGGCTCCGGCGGACTCGGAGGGGCCATCCTGCTAGGGTCAGCACCGCAGGTACAGTACTTCAAGCCGGCTTTGATTTCCTATTCGCAGCAAGTTTCCTCCTTTCGGAATCTTTCTTCGAATCTAGGCTTGCAATTCGCGGGCAAACGCTTCAGTAGCAGCACCAAGCTGTACTGGAACTCCGGCCGCAACGACTTCCCTTTTGTGAATACAGGGCAGGCTGGCGAACCCGTTCAGCGCCTCGAAAATGCTGCAATCCGGCAGTTGGGTGGAATGCAGGAAATTCAAGGCTTTGTCAAACGCAATGATTTCAACCTCAAGGTCTGGACCTTTGCATCTGAACGGGAATTGCCGCCGACCATGCTTTCGGGCAATACGCGGGAATCGCAAAGCGACCGCGCGGTTCGTGCGATGCTGCGCTGGCGCAAGTACATTCCGCAGGCCTACATTCAAACGAATGTTGCCTATTTTCGGGAATCGCTCACTTACCGCAACCCTACGGCCGGAATTTTGGCGCCATCCTCCTTTGACCGGTTCATTGCCGAAAGTCAATATGTACGCCATTCCGGCGGTGAACCCGCCTTCAAGTTTCAAAATGCAGGTTTGCGATTTGTACATGATCAGGCGCGTAGCGATGGCTTCACATTGGCAGCGCAACAAAATCTCTGGTCAACATTCGCCCATGGCGAATTGACGTTGGGTAAAAAGAAGACCTCCAAAATCGGTCTGGTCTTGCGGGAAGAGCTTTACAATCAACGCCTGTCGCCCTTGCTGGGATTGTTGGGCTGCAGTTTTGGCAACAAAACGCGGTTATCGGGCAGCATTTCCCGCAATTACCGCTATCCCACGCTCAATGACCGCTATTGGGTGCCGGGCGGCAATCCCGATCTGCGACCGGAGCAAAGTTTGTCTGGAGAATTTTCGATCCTACGTTGGCTACCATGGACAGAAAACGGCATTCTGGAATATTCACTCGGCGGCTATTGGAATGAGGTCGACGATTGGATTCTTTGGCTTCCGGGCAATGGAAATATCTGGTCACCGGAGAATGTGCAGCATGTGCAGGCGCGCGGAATCGAGGCCAATTTCCATTGGAAAGGTCCTTTCCAAAACATTTACCCGTGGATGTACCACGACATTTCGGTGAATTACAACTTCAACGACAGCCGGAACCAAGACGGAGATTTATTGATTTACACGCCAAGGCACAATGCGACGTTTCGCCTCGGCTTGCAATGGGCACGCTGGAGCCTGCAATATTTCCAGGATTGGAATAGCCGCCGGTACACCACGGCCGACAACAGCGATTTCATCCCGGGATTCAGCACTGCAGACGTGAGTGTGGGTTGCCGCCTCGGGAAAGCCGTGGAATTACAGGAATATCGTTCGCCAACCAAAGAAAAAGTCCAGATGAACCCGCATCTGTTCAAGCATTTCCATCTGCAAGCAGGTGTCCGCAACCTGTGGAATGCCCAGTTTCAGACCGTGGCATGGCGGCCGATGCCCGGAAGATCCTACTTTTTGCGACTGGATGTCGATCTTTGGAAGCAACGGGGGGGAATTGAAAATGGAGAATGGAAAATGGAAAATGGAGACTCGTAA
- a CDS encoding T9SS type A sorting domain-containing protein — MGSTLVSVAWDITEFDSLTVFPNLVSSGDIVFIAVQGIRSKLEILTHDVGGNLVWQSEQWNLDESVIIEMPTENLAAGVYVLEIRVDGFAEKRKIVVQRK, encoded by the coding sequence ATGGGAAGCACCTTGGTGAGTGTTGCTTGGGACATTACTGAATTCGATTCGCTGACGGTGTTTCCAAATTTGGTTTCTTCTGGCGATATCGTTTTCATTGCCGTGCAAGGCATTCGGAGCAAACTTGAAATTTTGACGCACGATGTCGGCGGCAACTTGGTCTGGCAATCCGAGCAATGGAACCTGGACGAGTCCGTCATCATCGAAATGCCCACTGAAAATCTTGCTGCAGGCGTCTATGTGCTGGAAATCCGGGTGGATGGGTTTGCCGAAAAACGAAAAATCGTGGTACAGCGAAAATGA
- a CDS encoding SUMF1/EgtB/PvdO family nonheme iron enzyme codes for MKIWGQIWRVLFCLGFVLVNNAVFSNNLRFGTVSCDRTSLQTTISWDNGWNLPNGTGNHDAVWLFAKIKPALGEWQHLRFSTTPAAHFCGNPGLLSLETAQNGEGIMVRNVGNGAGNLTSVSLNLAFEEKLSPGIYEIQVFGIEMAFVPESPFWVGDGSSNFALHDSANGQPYFLTSENAIPSDALGADGGKAPAATIPSAYPKGFAGFYLMKYELSQAQYVDFLNTLTFEQQKARTASDPEGATGTLALAGVNANRSAVVLAAHGHPGESTARYACNLDGGANNGDQDGQNRACNWLSWPDLAAYLDWAALRPITELEYEKACRGNLAPESGEFAWGTPEIVDANAVLNDGSPAEGVSDSATFNAGLGSHGYNGPQGPLRCGFGANSASDRLQAGAGFYGHMELSGNLWELCVSARTTGLNFQGGLGDGTISPTGEANVNDWPGPEGVGFKGGAWNSGIIPGFRDLAVSDRFYIDWASDVRRNTAGGRGAR; via the coding sequence ATGAAAATTTGGGGTCAAATTTGGAGAGTATTGTTTTGCCTGGGATTCGTCCTCGTCAACAACGCGGTCTTTTCCAATAACTTGCGATTTGGAACAGTCTCGTGCGACCGTACCTCGCTGCAAACCACCATTTCCTGGGACAATGGGTGGAACCTCCCCAACGGAACGGGCAACCACGATGCGGTCTGGCTTTTTGCCAAAATCAAACCCGCCCTCGGCGAATGGCAGCATCTGCGCTTCTCCACCACCCCTGCCGCACATTTCTGCGGCAATCCAGGCTTACTTTCCTTGGAAACAGCCCAAAATGGCGAAGGCATCATGGTCCGGAATGTCGGCAATGGCGCAGGCAATCTAACTTCTGTCTCCTTGAACCTGGCTTTCGAAGAGAAACTCAGCCCCGGAATTTATGAAATACAAGTCTTCGGTATCGAAATGGCTTTTGTTCCTGAAAGCCCGTTTTGGGTCGGCGACGGGAGCAGCAACTTTGCCCTCCATGACTCCGCAAATGGTCAACCTTATTTTTTGACCTCCGAGAATGCCATTCCTTCCGATGCACTGGGCGCAGATGGCGGAAAAGCACCTGCCGCTACGATTCCGTCTGCCTATCCCAAGGGATTTGCGGGTTTTTACCTGATGAAATATGAATTGAGTCAGGCGCAATACGTTGACTTTCTGAATACACTCACGTTTGAACAACAGAAGGCGAGGACGGCTTCGGATCCGGAAGGGGCCACAGGCACGCTCGCGCTCGCAGGCGTGAATGCGAACCGCAGCGCGGTCGTACTCGCAGCGCACGGGCACCCGGGTGAATCCACGGCGCGGTACGCATGCAACCTCGACGGGGGCGCCAACAATGGTGATCAAGACGGTCAAAACCGGGCCTGTAACTGGCTCAGTTGGCCAGACTTGGCAGCCTACCTCGATTGGGCGGCCCTGCGGCCCATCACCGAATTGGAATATGAAAAGGCTTGCCGGGGCAATCTCGCACCTGAATCCGGCGAATTTGCTTGGGGTACTCCCGAAATTGTCGATGCCAACGCTGTTTTAAATGATGGTTCGCCTGCCGAAGGGGTATCTGATTCAGCAACCTTCAATGCGGGCCTGGGCAGCCACGGTTACAACGGCCCGCAAGGCCCGCTACGTTGCGGCTTTGGAGCAAACTCCGCGAGCGACCGCCTGCAGGCTGGCGCAGGATTTTATGGCCACATGGAATTGAGCGGCAACCTCTGGGAGCTTTGCGTGAGTGCGCGCACAACCGGACTCAATTTCCAAGGCGGGCTGGGCGACGGAACCATCAGCCCCACTGGCGAAGCCAATGTCAACGATTGGCCTGGCCCGGAGGGGGTTGGATTCAAAGGCGGGGCTTGGAACAGCGGGATTATCCCCGGATTTCGTGATTTGGCGGTTTCGGATCGGTTTTACATTGATTGGGCATCGGATGTCCGGAGAAATACTGCAGGAGGGAGAGGAGCGAGATGA
- a CDS encoding T9SS type A sorting domain-containing protein, with protein sequence MKAALKLSLLLSLLIGSAHVVLAQAPSQVIVANGGIGGDSNLVHMAAWNLGTGNYSVFDSIEAGSVQSVFIWGRDAYVCADSMLIRYNLDTYQREASAVIKGVRRVAVWEDKVLVSKGVGAIGDHFEVRYAANLGPCFGVPTIGGNCNGVVVVGDTGYVANPVSFVNTTGNLAVVDMRGAALHRVMDMDTMGKFIDRLYVHEGKVVSTNIVKFNNPLWGWISQYDIANGTFTHHKVNMPLSQGAGIDNGKLYANFGGNVGGFDLASGQLTDPVVVPGTWTAMVLDSVNNRFYLSRSDLETYGWLIQFDYNGTRLDSVETGVSPVALAVDYNMTVGNQPRNNANFIKAYPQPFADELIVDLRHVKSPAQQVTIHDLAGKLIYTTKVAGNEFLKIELPHLAAGAYILTLRTRAEALTLKVIKTPK encoded by the coding sequence ATGAAGGCCGCTCTAAAATTATCCTTGCTTCTTAGTCTGCTGATTGGGAGTGCCCATGTGGTGCTTGCACAAGCGCCGTCACAGGTGATTGTGGCAAATGGCGGCATTGGCGGGGACTCCAACCTTGTGCATATGGCGGCTTGGAATCTGGGCACGGGGAACTATTCCGTTTTCGATTCTATTGAAGCAGGATCTGTGCAAAGCGTCTTTATCTGGGGAAGGGATGCGTATGTCTGTGCAGACAGCATGCTCATCCGGTACAACCTCGATACTTATCAGCGTGAGGCGTCTGCCGTGATCAAAGGGGTGCGCCGTGTTGCCGTTTGGGAAGACAAAGTCCTTGTTTCCAAGGGCGTCGGCGCAATTGGCGATCATTTCGAAGTGCGGTACGCTGCCAATTTGGGGCCGTGCTTTGGGGTGCCGACGATTGGTGGCAATTGCAATGGCGTGGTCGTCGTCGGTGACACCGGCTATGTTGCCAATCCGGTGTCTTTTGTGAATACTACAGGAAATCTGGCGGTGGTAGACATGCGTGGCGCAGCCCTGCACCGCGTCATGGACATGGACACCATGGGGAAATTCATCGACAGGCTTTACGTTCACGAAGGAAAGGTTGTCTCCACCAACATTGTGAAATTCAACAATCCGCTATGGGGATGGATCTCTCAATACGACATCGCCAATGGCACATTTACGCACCACAAAGTCAACATGCCGCTTTCCCAAGGTGCCGGCATTGACAACGGTAAGCTTTACGCCAATTTCGGAGGCAATGTCGGCGGATTTGATTTGGCATCAGGGCAATTGACAGATCCGGTGGTGGTGCCGGGCACTTGGACCGCCATGGTCCTGGACTCCGTCAACAACCGCTTTTACCTTTCGCGTTCCGATTTGGAGACATATGGCTGGCTGATTCAATTTGACTACAACGGAACAAGGCTGGATTCTGTCGAAACCGGCGTTTCTCCCGTTGCCTTGGCAGTAGATTACAACATGACCGTCGGAAACCAACCTCGCAACAACGCCAATTTTATCAAGGCTTATCCGCAGCCTTTCGCTGACGAATTGATCGTCGATTTACGCCACGTGAAAAGTCCTGCACAACAGGTGACGATCCACGATCTCGCTGGAAAACTCATTTACACCACCAAGGTCGCAGGAAACGAATTCTTGAAGATTGAACTTCCTCACCTTGCCGCGGGAGCATATATTCTCACCCTGAGAACGCGCGCTGAAGCATTGACGCTCAAGGTGATCAAGACTCCAAAATAG
- a CDS encoding TlpA family protein disulfide reductase — protein MKNAIVVLFCCVALATNVRAQRPESIRFSDFEALTQVDNDTLYVLNFWSTWCRPCVAEMPYFDRAQRELESQKVKVIFLSLDFKAQFESHLVPFLAKKNLYSKVLFLDEPKFDGYIDKVDPKWSGSIPATLFVQHSKGIRQFHEGDYTYEDLITTINSLLSTKENEKN, from the coding sequence ATGAAGAATGCAATTGTCGTCCTGTTTTGCTGTGTTGCTTTGGCAACCAACGTTCGTGCACAACGTCCTGAGAGCATTCGTTTCAGTGATTTTGAGGCATTGACGCAGGTAGACAATGACACCCTTTATGTATTGAATTTCTGGAGTACCTGGTGTCGGCCTTGCGTCGCGGAAATGCCTTATTTTGACCGTGCACAGCGGGAATTGGAGTCTCAAAAGGTGAAAGTGATCTTTTTGAGCTTGGATTTCAAGGCACAATTCGAATCCCATTTGGTTCCATTCCTCGCCAAGAAGAATTTGTATTCCAAGGTGTTGTTTTTGGATGAACCCAAATTTGACGGCTACATCGACAAGGTCGATCCGAAATGGTCGGGTTCGATTCCGGCCACGCTGTTTGTCCAGCATTCGAAGGGGATTCGGCAATTTCATGAAGGAGACTATACCTACGAAGATCTGATTACTACTATCAATTCGCTTTTATCGACAAAGGAAAATGAAAAAAACTAG
- a CDS encoding thioredoxin family protein: MKKTSIVLMALALFTLLNFTAKAQVDADLVGKEAPAFSLKNIDGKTVSLDKFPNAKGMIVIFTCNHCPYSVLYEDRIIALDAKYKAAGYPVVAINPNDIKQYPDDSPANMKKRAKAKGFTFPYLFDETQASAKAYGATRTPHVYLLQNENGKFIVRYVGAIDDNAQDATAVGTKYLEEAIAKLESGQSPEPQFTKAIGCGIKWKKDAAATN, encoded by the coding sequence ATGAAAAAAACTAGCATTGTTTTGATGGCGTTGGCATTGTTCACGCTACTGAATTTCACAGCAAAAGCCCAAGTGGATGCTGATTTGGTCGGCAAGGAAGCTCCGGCATTTTCGTTGAAAAACATCGACGGAAAAACCGTTTCCCTCGACAAATTCCCGAATGCCAAAGGCATGATTGTGATTTTTACCTGCAATCATTGCCCTTATTCGGTGCTTTATGAGGATCGGATCATCGCTTTGGACGCCAAGTACAAGGCGGCAGGCTACCCCGTCGTAGCCATTAACCCCAACGATATCAAGCAGTATCCTGACGACAGCCCTGCCAACATGAAGAAGCGTGCCAAGGCAAAAGGATTCACTTTCCCTTATCTTTTTGATGAAACACAAGCTTCTGCCAAAGCCTATGGAGCGACCCGCACCCCGCATGTGTATTTGCTGCAAAATGAAAATGGCAAGTTTATCGTGCGTTATGTAGGCGCGATCGACGACAATGCACAGGATGCAACGGCAGTCGGTACCAAGTATTTGGAGGAGGCTATCGCCAAATTGGAATCAGGTCAGTCCCCTGAGCCGCAGTTTACCAAGGCAATTGGTTGCGGCATCAAATGGAAAAAGGACGCAGCTGCGACCAATTAA